The following are from one region of the Methanomassiliicoccales archaeon LGM-DZ1 genome:
- a CDS encoding SPFH domain-containing protein, with protein sequence MAFGSKKNEEKKTNVVYWADQGPDDIIYVSPHDDLRFYTSVTVPEHAVALFIRDGQLQGVLEPGRHLISSNNIPWLTKLYNAALGFKETPFKVQVVFISLKIFNGKWGIRSMIKAAKEYEVPITLMANGDYQFRVADVSVFYTQVLGGMKSYTTGDVNQFMRGFISEQIIQQLNQQYYMDVMANLEKASTGTKILIDPYFQQRGIELVALKINEVSTTEEEKNKVFEYLQFSSQNGEAFKRYEVMDRMADAIGDSQGGAAMGAGMMLFPQMYQQLNQQPVQGVNAQQQAPQAQQVMCPYCGSLNTYPYKFCNNCGKPSPMQQQAMGQQAQQPAAPAPAQPAAAPAPAAAGAPKAFKICPYCGESLEGLKKTPKFCPYCSEQLY encoded by the coding sequence ATGGCATTCGGCAGCAAGAAGAACGAAGAGAAGAAGACCAACGTCGTCTACTGGGCGGACCAGGGCCCGGACGACATCATCTACGTCTCCCCGCACGACGACCTGAGGTTCTACACCTCGGTCACCGTCCCGGAGCATGCCGTCGCCCTGTTCATCAGGGACGGCCAGCTCCAGGGGGTCCTGGAGCCCGGAAGGCACCTGATCTCGTCGAACAACATCCCCTGGCTCACCAAGCTGTACAACGCGGCCCTGGGATTCAAGGAGACCCCGTTCAAGGTCCAGGTCGTGTTCATCAGCCTCAAGATCTTCAACGGCAAATGGGGCATCCGCTCCATGATCAAGGCCGCCAAGGAGTACGAGGTCCCGATCACCCTGATGGCGAACGGCGACTACCAGTTCCGCGTCGCGGACGTGAGCGTGTTCTACACCCAGGTCCTGGGAGGCATGAAGAGCTACACCACCGGCGATGTGAACCAGTTCATGAGGGGGTTCATCTCCGAGCAGATAATCCAGCAGCTCAACCAGCAGTACTACATGGACGTCATGGCCAACCTGGAGAAGGCGTCCACCGGCACCAAGATCCTCATCGACCCCTACTTCCAGCAGAGGGGGATCGAGCTCGTCGCCCTCAAGATCAACGAGGTCTCGACCACCGAGGAGGAGAAGAACAAGGTCTTCGAGTACCTGCAGTTCAGCTCCCAGAACGGAGAGGCCTTCAAGCGCTACGAGGTCATGGACAGGATGGCGGACGCCATCGGCGACTCCCAGGGAGGGGCCGCCATGGGCGCCGGCATGATGCTGTTCCCGCAGATGTACCAGCAGCTCAACCAGCAGCCGGTCCAGGGCGTGAACGCGCAGCAGCAGGCCCCCCAGGCCCAGCAGGTCATGTGCCCGTACTGCGGGTCCCTGAACACCTACCCGTACAAGTTCTGCAACAACTGCGGCAAGCCCTCGCCCATGCAGCAGCAGGCGATGGGCCAGCAGGCCCAGCAGCCGGCGGCCCCCGCTCCGGCGCAGCCCGCCGCGGCGCCTGCCCCTGCGGCCGCGGGAGCGCCCAAGGCGTTCAAGATCTGCCCGTACTGCGGCGAGAGCCTCGAGGGCCTCAAGAAGACCCCCAAGTTCTGCCCGTACTGCTCCGAGCAGCTCTACTGA
- a CDS encoding inositol monophosphatase family protein, with amino-acid sequence MEKMLLDTIDLAVKAGEIVLCDEDFKVGNKGTKENYVTSTDIKVQDYLKKELTALIPGSYFMGEEGDLPEKDSGLIGSDRWVWIVDPIDGTANYARGMDNSVVSIALMRRGEVVLGVVRHPYLDLTFWAYKGQGAFLNGKPIHVSDRSIEHAMLATAWSAYDKSKAPACFRIAEKLYSVCEDIRRTGTAAYELCLLAKGAVDIYFEINLSPWDYAAASRIVEEAGGHIRSLDGGVHLYGPGPVIAGNTAENTDYVLKAVEQEIGAPGGRGF; translated from the coding sequence ATGGAGAAGATGCTCCTGGATACGATCGACCTCGCGGTGAAGGCGGGGGAGATCGTCCTCTGCGACGAAGATTTCAAGGTCGGCAACAAGGGGACCAAGGAGAACTACGTCACCTCGACCGACATCAAGGTGCAGGATTATCTGAAAAAGGAGCTCACCGCGCTCATCCCGGGATCGTACTTCATGGGAGAGGAAGGGGACCTTCCCGAGAAGGACTCCGGGCTCATCGGGAGCGACAGGTGGGTGTGGATCGTCGATCCCATCGACGGCACCGCCAACTACGCCCGCGGCATGGACAACAGCGTCGTTTCCATCGCGCTGATGAGGCGCGGGGAGGTCGTCCTGGGAGTGGTCAGGCACCCTTACCTGGACCTGACCTTCTGGGCGTACAAGGGGCAGGGGGCGTTCCTCAACGGGAAGCCCATACACGTGTCGGACCGGAGCATTGAGCACGCCATGCTCGCCACCGCCTGGTCCGCATACGACAAGTCGAAGGCCCCGGCCTGCTTCCGCATCGCCGAGAAGCTGTACAGCGTCTGCGAGGACATCAGGAGGACCGGCACGGCCGCCTACGAGCTCTGCCTCCTGGCCAAGGGCGCGGTCGACATCTACTTCGAGATCAACCTCTCGCCGTGGGACTACGCTGCGGCCTCCAGGATCGTCGAGGAGGCCGGAGGGCATATCCGCTCCCTCGACGGAGGGGTCCATCTCTACGGTCCCGGCCCCGTCATCGCCGGGAACACCGCTGAGAACACCGATTACGTGCTGAAGGCCGTGGAGCAGGAGATCGGAGCGCCCGGGGGCAGGGGGTTCTGA
- a CDS encoding PH domain-containing protein gives MLMKASEQFRLNADGLTADGYHALEPAAKKAMYISDAIMAAVLLAIFAFTYPHIGDDLGWLRIAYTAATIALLVLLAVYPGIYYVRYRYRIDSDKVEVRRGVIVITHTLIPIERIHEVTVTVGPINGLFGLADVEIVTAGGTESIEHLDSRTAESIAARLNEVVVGILKERD, from the coding sequence ATGCTGATGAAAGCATCCGAGCAGTTCCGCCTGAACGCGGACGGCCTGACGGCCGACGGATACCACGCCCTTGAGCCGGCGGCCAAGAAGGCCATGTACATATCCGACGCCATAATGGCGGCCGTCCTTCTGGCTATTTTCGCGTTCACCTATCCGCACATAGGAGATGATCTCGGTTGGCTGAGGATCGCATACACGGCCGCCACGATAGCGCTGCTGGTCCTGCTCGCGGTCTACCCGGGCATATACTACGTCCGCTACCGCTACCGCATCGACAGCGACAAGGTCGAGGTGCGCAGAGGGGTTATCGTCATCACCCACACCCTCATCCCCATCGAGAGGATCCACGAGGTCACCGTCACCGTCGGGCCGATCAACGGCCTCTTCGGCCTCGCCGATGTGGAGATCGTCACCGCCGGAGGCACCGAGTCCATTGAACACCTGGACAGCAGGACCGCCGAGAGCATCGCCGCCCGCCTGAACGAGGTCGTGGTCGGGATCCTGAAGGAAAGGGACTGA
- a CDS encoding PH domain-containing protein, which translates to MEQRQYKNSGVVIAKKFIVFEIAIIAVIWGAEGLLSDEADLGPAWQALMCILTALNAYSCWYIVEHTVFTFDGNKLTVSGKFVSRNKSEIQYSRMASVGITRGILDRLLGVSTLTFNVNSGVNSSAPDATLCIEKEEAERLRTYLNGVIFGMRQEDAPPQETADDARMPDAGVRRESLVKVTNREIIVHSFLSQSSPQLLLALALIVWGAWSALSESVGGGYIALYLFMLEEVIPMISVCCRYYNYRIERAGDTVVVEYGMFTQKTVSFRENKVNSVRMRSPALARALGLCTLEAEVVGTANGNGDDTVPLLCPMKRKEDVRALLERALPEFASQAGTVPQPKAGKHICILYWSTAAALFAAAAGISWYLLDDSEYSMLALPAAAVLLLSAAGSAAYGLCAAGLRAFASDGSIFIFVTGGFDRSETRFNYDKVQSVDILAGPMERRNGVCRCSVSMLSARGFSTVTSGRFSEDDLRAVPGTVMARIRDGRYDWRRYS; encoded by the coding sequence ATGGAACAGAGGCAGTACAAGAACAGCGGCGTCGTCATCGCGAAGAAGTTCATCGTTTTCGAGATAGCGATAATAGCCGTCATCTGGGGCGCGGAGGGCCTGCTGTCCGATGAAGCGGACCTGGGCCCAGCCTGGCAGGCCCTGATGTGCATCCTGACCGCGCTGAACGCGTACAGCTGCTGGTACATCGTGGAGCACACGGTGTTCACCTTCGACGGGAACAAGCTGACCGTCAGCGGTAAGTTCGTCTCGAGGAACAAATCGGAGATCCAGTATTCCAGGATGGCCTCGGTGGGGATCACTCGCGGCATCCTGGACAGGCTGCTGGGCGTGTCCACCCTGACCTTCAACGTGAACTCAGGCGTGAACTCGTCCGCACCCGACGCCACCCTCTGCATCGAAAAGGAGGAGGCCGAAAGGCTGCGCACCTACCTGAACGGCGTGATCTTCGGAATGAGGCAGGAGGATGCGCCTCCTCAGGAGACTGCAGACGATGCCCGGATGCCTGATGCCGGGGTGCGCAGGGAATCGCTCGTGAAGGTCACCAACCGGGAGATCATCGTCCACAGCTTCCTGTCCCAGTCGTCCCCGCAGCTCCTGCTGGCACTTGCTCTGATCGTATGGGGCGCATGGTCCGCGCTGTCGGAGAGCGTCGGCGGAGGATACATTGCGCTCTACCTCTTCATGCTGGAGGAGGTCATCCCGATGATCTCCGTCTGCTGCCGCTACTACAACTACCGCATAGAGCGCGCCGGCGACACCGTGGTCGTGGAGTACGGCATGTTCACCCAGAAGACCGTCTCCTTCCGCGAGAACAAGGTGAACTCCGTCCGCATGAGGTCGCCCGCCCTCGCCCGCGCGCTGGGTCTCTGCACCCTGGAGGCTGAGGTCGTCGGCACCGCCAACGGGAACGGCGACGATACCGTTCCCCTGCTGTGCCCGATGAAGAGGAAGGAAGATGTCCGGGCGCTGCTGGAAAGGGCCCTGCCGGAATTCGCATCGCAGGCCGGCACCGTGCCCCAGCCGAAGGCCGGGAAGCACATCTGCATCCTCTACTGGTCGACCGCCGCCGCCCTGTTCGCGGCCGCGGCCGGCATCTCCTGGTACCTCCTCGATGACAGCGAATACAGCATGCTGGCACTTCCGGCAGCCGCTGTCCTGCTGCTCTCTGCGGCGGGCTCGGCAGCCTACGGCCTGTGCGCCGCCGGCCTCCGCGCCTTCGCTTCGGACGGGAGCATCTTCATCTTCGTCACCGGGGGCTTCGACCGGTCCGAGACCCGCTTCAATTACGACAAGGTCCAGTCCGTGGACATCCTGGCGGGGCCGATGGAGCGCCGCAACGGGGTGTGCAGGTGCTCCGTGAGCATGCTGTCCGCCCGCGGGTTCTCCACGGTCACCTCCGGGAGGTTCTCGGAGGATGATCTGAGGGCCGTGCCGGGCACTGTCATGGCCAGGATACGCGACGGAAGGTACGACTGGCGCCGGTACTCCTGA
- a CDS encoding adenine phosphoribosyltransferase, translating to MADDLGKYITSIPDFPKKGIIFRDITTLISDPEGFRKSVDGLAHMVDGMKIDVVVGSESRGFVFGAPVAYKLGLGFVLARKKGKLPRETISEEYGLEYGTATLEMHKDSIKKGDRVFIVDDLVATGGTTKAIINMVERLGGKVVKIGFVMELAGLGAREGALKGYDMDSLIIYPGN from the coding sequence ATGGCAGATGACTTAGGCAAGTACATCACCTCGATCCCCGATTTCCCCAAGAAGGGGATCATCTTCAGAGATATCACCACCCTCATCTCGGACCCCGAGGGGTTCAGGAAGTCCGTCGACGGGCTCGCGCACATGGTCGACGGCATGAAGATCGACGTCGTGGTCGGCTCCGAGTCCAGAGGGTTCGTCTTCGGGGCCCCCGTTGCCTACAAGCTCGGCCTGGGCTTCGTCCTCGCCAGGAAGAAGGGCAAGCTCCCCCGCGAGACCATCTCGGAAGAGTACGGCCTCGAGTACGGCACCGCCACCCTCGAGATGCACAAGGACAGCATCAAGAAGGGCGACAGGGTGTTCATCGTAGACGACCTCGTAGCGACCGGCGGGACCACCAAGGCCATCATCAACATGGTCGAGAGGCTCGGCGGAAAGGTCGTCAAGATTGGGTTCGTCATGGAGCTTGCAGGCCTCGGCGCCAGGGAAGGGGCCCTCAAGGGCTACGATATGGACAGCCTGATCATCTACCCGGGCAACTGA
- a CDS encoding flavoprotein, with the protein MNRDTMACNICGDLWQFTDYIERAGISIHQYLLAGRVPLVFCTGTVAEAERNMPEIERILAGRSLKYILISHNESDEDGALGLFHEKFPEVSAVCSAMTARELKGYGYEGNVIAAAPGLPLEAEGVSIQFVAYPSEVHMNDGLLFFEEHTRIFYSSDLFFSTGNTAGKVRKVSWDDAINDFGEARIPEPRRNALKASLKSVSPLFVAAGHGVCLDCSN; encoded by the coding sequence ATGAATCGCGATACCATGGCCTGCAACATATGCGGGGACCTCTGGCAGTTCACCGATTACATCGAGAGAGCGGGGATCTCCATCCACCAGTACCTGCTGGCCGGCCGCGTCCCGCTGGTTTTCTGCACCGGGACCGTCGCCGAAGCCGAGAGGAACATGCCGGAGATCGAGAGGATCCTGGCCGGCAGGAGCCTCAAATACATCCTCATCTCGCATAACGAATCCGACGAGGACGGGGCGCTCGGTCTCTTCCACGAGAAGTTCCCGGAGGTGTCCGCCGTATGCTCCGCGATGACCGCCAGGGAGCTGAAAGGCTACGGTTACGAGGGGAATGTCATCGCGGCCGCCCCCGGCCTGCCGCTGGAAGCCGAGGGCGTCAGCATCCAGTTCGTCGCCTACCCCTCGGAGGTGCATATGAACGACGGGCTGCTGTTCTTCGAGGAGCACACCCGCATCTTCTACAGCTCCGACCTGTTCTTCTCCACCGGGAACACTGCCGGGAAGGTCAGGAAGGTCTCCTGGGACGATGCCATAAACGATTTCGGGGAGGCGAGGATACCGGAACCGAGGAGGAACGCACTGAAGGCCTCGCTGAAGTCGGTCTCCCCGCTGTTCGTGGCCGCCGGGCACGGCGTCTGCCTGGACTGTTCGAACTGA
- a CDS encoding tetratricopeptide repeat protein — MFGFGKKRKQDGAEAPEPRTAKKDGPPAWPEDPDALSAEELRSLATRFSALGTPEGTASANRLHLKAAEKGDALAQLYVAQDYANGLGVDRDPEKAAEWYAKAARQGLASAQDALGMAYEKGTGVAQDPEKAAELYREAAGQGYAMAQFHLGKLYEDGRGVARDFAAAADLYRKAAEQGSKEAQCNLGVLYRDGTGVELDPAKAVELLSKSAAQGYKYAQFELGMMYYRGRGTEVDYPKAVEWLTKAADRGFIPAKYYLGTCYEKGLGVEADFDKAVELYKAGEDRGYMMAGRKMMRLRSEGKVKEPPGNGRPRRPSE, encoded by the coding sequence ATGTTCGGTTTCGGGAAGAAGAGGAAGCAGGACGGCGCCGAGGCGCCGGAGCCCAGGACAGCCAAGAAGGACGGCCCGCCCGCATGGCCGGAGGACCCGGACGCGCTGAGCGCGGAGGAGTTGAGGTCCCTGGCAACGCGTTTCTCCGCCCTCGGGACCCCGGAGGGGACTGCATCCGCCAACCGCCTGCACCTGAAGGCGGCCGAGAAGGGGGACGCGCTGGCACAGCTCTACGTGGCCCAGGACTACGCCAACGGGCTGGGCGTCGACAGGGACCCGGAGAAGGCCGCCGAGTGGTACGCCAAGGCCGCCCGGCAGGGCCTGGCCTCCGCCCAGGACGCCCTCGGGATGGCGTACGAGAAGGGGACCGGCGTTGCCCAGGACCCGGAAAAGGCTGCGGAGCTCTACCGGGAGGCCGCCGGCCAGGGATATGCGATGGCCCAGTTCCACCTGGGGAAGCTGTACGAGGACGGCCGCGGTGTCGCCAGGGACTTCGCCGCGGCGGCCGATCTCTACCGCAAGGCGGCGGAACAGGGGTCCAAGGAGGCCCAATGCAACCTCGGCGTGCTCTACAGGGACGGCACGGGCGTGGAGCTCGATCCGGCCAAGGCTGTCGAGCTGCTGTCGAAGTCCGCGGCCCAGGGGTACAAGTACGCCCAGTTCGAGCTCGGCATGATGTACTACCGCGGGCGCGGGACGGAGGTCGACTATCCCAAGGCCGTCGAATGGCTCACCAAGGCCGCCGACAGGGGCTTCATCCCGGCGAAGTACTACCTCGGGACCTGCTACGAGAAGGGGCTGGGCGTGGAGGCCGATTTCGATAAGGCCGTTGAGCTCTACAAGGCGGGGGAGGACCGCGGATACATGATGGCCGGCAGGAAGATGATGAGGCTCCGCAGCGAAGGGAAGGTGAAGGAGCCGCCGGGGAACGGAAGACCCAGGCGCCCGTCCGAGTGA
- the hypE gene encoding hydrogenase expression/formation protein HypE yields the protein MSKVVMNDGAGGELMQEFISKHITSHFPKMEAEVPLDSLDDSAVVDDIVFTIDGHTVNPLFFPGGDIGRIAVSGTVNDISVMGAKPVGLASSVVLEEGLDSETVDRVMQSMGDTAREAGVPIVTGDTKVMGAGELDKMVISTAAVGRRWDALDHDMEVANSYRKVASRWCADSNTRPGDVIIVSGYMGDHGVSLLSFREGYGFDSTVKSDVQPLNRMIEKGLRVGGIVSMKDPTRGGLANTLNEWASKSGVELQIDEAAIPLRDGVVSACELLGIDPLSIGNEGKCVISAVPEMAEEVLKAIRATPEGKDAAIIGKAAEGKSRVVLNTEVGGRRILEPPSGDPVPRIC from the coding sequence ATGTCAAAAGTTGTCATGAACGACGGTGCGGGAGGCGAACTCATGCAGGAGTTCATCTCCAAGCACATCACCTCGCATTTCCCCAAGATGGAGGCCGAGGTCCCCCTCGACTCCCTCGACGACTCGGCAGTGGTGGACGATATCGTCTTCACCATCGACGGGCATACGGTGAACCCGCTCTTCTTCCCCGGAGGGGACATCGGGAGGATCGCCGTGTCCGGCACCGTCAACGACATCTCGGTCATGGGCGCCAAGCCGGTCGGCCTGGCGAGCTCCGTGGTCCTCGAGGAGGGCCTGGACTCCGAGACCGTCGACAGGGTCATGCAGAGCATGGGCGACACCGCCCGCGAGGCCGGCGTCCCCATCGTCACCGGCGACACCAAGGTCATGGGCGCCGGCGAGCTCGATAAGATGGTCATCTCCACGGCCGCCGTCGGCAGGAGGTGGGACGCCCTCGACCATGACATGGAGGTCGCCAACTCCTACCGGAAGGTGGCCAGCCGCTGGTGCGCCGACTCCAACACCCGCCCGGGCGACGTCATCATCGTCTCCGGGTACATGGGCGACCACGGGGTCTCCCTGCTCTCCTTCCGCGAGGGCTACGGCTTCGACAGCACCGTGAAGTCCGATGTGCAGCCCCTCAACCGCATGATCGAGAAGGGCCTGAGGGTCGGCGGCATCGTCTCCATGAAGGACCCGACCCGCGGAGGACTCGCCAACACCCTCAACGAATGGGCCTCGAAATCCGGCGTGGAACTGCAGATAGACGAGGCCGCCATCCCCCTGAGGGACGGCGTGGTCTCGGCCTGCGAGCTCCTCGGGATCGACCCCCTGAGCATCGGCAACGAGGGGAAGTGCGTGATATCCGCCGTCCCCGAGATGGCAGAGGAGGTCCTGAAGGCCATCAGGGCCACCCCTGAAGGAAAGGACGCCGCCATCATCGGGAAGGCGGCGGAGGGCAAGAGCAGGGTCGTGCTGAACACCGAGGTCGGCGGCAGGAGGATCCTCGAGCCTCCGTCCGGGGACCCCGTCCCGAGGATCTGCTGA
- a CDS encoding DUF1015 domain-containing protein, whose translation MVDFLPFEGYRPNIGAGDSIADFVSPPYDVIGPEQLKALQSKKHNVTNLTLEPDADGRYRGSAQRLESFIAEGALRQDGPSYYLYDQTWDENGVKTTRRGLVGILRTEDYSKGNIIPHEETFSKVKADRLNLLRDTEAHLESIFGIYEGLGKDLDRKVDAAARLRYRYVDPDGVEHRYSQISDPAVIEEVKEKLKTQKMLIADGHHRYETALNYAKENPGDEAKQYVLCTMVSQDDGGLVIRPTHRLIDAGDIGETTAVKKISKAMRTEEASSVSDLKEKLPQHLFGMIFRSGKCLLLDNISEEDPMMALDTYAAQQKILYGIYKSDEGKSKISYDADIDSVEKSMAAKEHDAAVVLNPPKLQTIWDLAGRGKRMPKKTTFFYPKIWSGWVFYRMK comes from the coding sequence ATGGTCGATTTCCTGCCTTTCGAAGGCTACAGGCCCAATATCGGCGCCGGCGATTCCATCGCCGACTTCGTCTCGCCGCCGTACGACGTCATCGGCCCGGAGCAGCTGAAGGCGCTCCAGTCGAAGAAGCACAACGTCACCAACCTCACCCTGGAGCCGGACGCCGACGGCCGCTACCGCGGTTCGGCGCAGAGGCTCGAGTCGTTCATCGCCGAGGGCGCGCTCCGGCAGGACGGCCCCTCCTACTACCTCTACGACCAGACCTGGGACGAGAACGGCGTGAAGACCACCCGCAGGGGGCTCGTCGGCATCCTCAGGACCGAGGACTACTCCAAGGGGAACATCATCCCCCATGAAGAGACCTTCTCCAAGGTGAAGGCGGACAGGCTGAACCTCCTGCGCGACACCGAGGCCCACCTCGAGAGCATCTTCGGCATATACGAGGGGCTCGGGAAGGACCTGGACCGGAAGGTCGATGCCGCCGCCAGGCTCCGCTACAGGTACGTGGACCCCGACGGCGTGGAGCACCGCTACTCGCAGATCTCCGACCCCGCCGTCATCGAGGAAGTGAAGGAGAAGCTGAAGACCCAGAAGATGCTGATCGCCGACGGCCATCACCGCTACGAGACCGCTCTCAACTACGCCAAGGAGAACCCCGGCGACGAGGCCAAGCAGTACGTCCTCTGCACCATGGTGTCCCAGGACGACGGCGGGCTGGTCATCCGCCCCACCCACCGGCTGATCGACGCCGGGGACATCGGCGAGACCACGGCCGTCAAGAAGATCTCCAAGGCCATGAGGACGGAGGAGGCATCCTCGGTCTCCGACCTGAAGGAGAAGCTCCCGCAGCACCTCTTCGGCATGATCTTCCGCTCCGGGAAGTGCCTCCTTCTGGACAACATCTCCGAGGAGGACCCCATGATGGCGCTCGACACCTATGCGGCGCAGCAGAAGATCCTCTACGGCATCTACAAGAGCGACGAGGGGAAGTCCAAGATCTCCTATGACGCCGACATCGATTCCGTGGAGAAGTCGATGGCTGCCAAGGAGCACGACGCCGCCGTCGTCCTGAACCCGCCGAAGCTCCAGACCATCTGGGACCTCGCGGGCCGGGGCAAGAGGATGCCCAAGAAGACCACCTTCTTCTATCCCAAGATCTGGTCCGGCTGGGTCTTCTACAGGATGAAATGA
- the rqcH gene encoding ribosome rescue protein RqcH codes for MKKEMSSFDVRSVVGEMAALEGAHMDKIFQWGAGNVLFRINTKDGKKDLFFKDKKWLFISPDRPDTPTVPTSFATFLRKYITNARIGKTRQIGFDRIAETELFKSDGEYRLVFEMFGGGNVLLLQDGKIANCLTQRTFRDRVTRPGEEYAMPRERFNPLESAPESFAETFRSSDADTVRTLATVANLGGQYAEEVVKRAGVDKKAKASDVPDADIAKMYAAMEDIANSVKTSPSPTVFKENGKIVDLAPIDLRIYDGCEKVPVSSISEAIGMLMAQNSEEETEEATDPEIERLKKRIAKQKETVDAYRVEAERLKAEADSLYTEYQKVDELLNVLSEQSAKLSWDRLTEGALKIPWVAWIDPSKNTVAVKIGMLEPELDYTKGIDGNASAIYAKGKEQSAKADSAQKALEDSEAELAKLQKGFDRRIRAQAERARPSKQFWFDSFKWFITSGGRLAVAGRDTRSNDQVVKKHMKEEDVYAHADIHGAPSVIVKDGLKASEEELKEACWFALAQSKAWTAGSPEGAAFWVYPDQVSKTPNAGEFVPRGAFIIRGKRNYEYHLPLEMGVGEIFYQGERKVMCAPTPVMEKSSEKYFVIRPSKTKDHRMAGEIAKALDVPEEEVSRILPPGSIETVRKVWPKEAEEKEPEGRDGGGSGDE; via the coding sequence ATGAAGAAGGAGATGAGCTCGTTCGATGTCCGCTCGGTCGTCGGCGAGATGGCCGCGCTGGAGGGCGCCCACATGGACAAGATCTTCCAGTGGGGCGCGGGGAACGTCCTCTTCCGCATCAACACCAAGGACGGGAAGAAGGACCTTTTCTTCAAGGACAAGAAGTGGCTGTTCATCTCGCCCGACAGGCCCGACACACCGACCGTGCCGACATCGTTCGCCACCTTCCTGAGGAAGTACATCACGAACGCCAGGATCGGGAAGACCCGGCAGATCGGATTCGACAGGATCGCTGAGACCGAGCTCTTCAAGTCCGACGGCGAGTACCGGCTGGTCTTCGAGATGTTCGGCGGCGGGAACGTCCTCCTGCTCCAGGACGGGAAGATCGCGAACTGCCTGACCCAGAGGACCTTCAGGGACAGGGTCACCCGCCCCGGCGAGGAATATGCCATGCCGAGGGAGAGGTTCAACCCGCTGGAGTCCGCGCCCGAATCCTTCGCCGAGACGTTCCGCTCGTCGGACGCGGACACCGTGAGGACCCTTGCCACCGTCGCCAACCTCGGAGGGCAGTACGCCGAGGAGGTCGTGAAGAGGGCCGGCGTGGACAAGAAGGCGAAGGCCTCCGACGTCCCGGACGCCGACATCGCCAAGATGTACGCGGCCATGGAGGACATCGCGAATTCCGTCAAGACCTCCCCCAGCCCCACGGTCTTCAAGGAGAACGGGAAGATCGTCGACCTCGCGCCTATCGACCTCCGCATCTACGACGGCTGCGAGAAGGTCCCGGTCTCCAGCATCTCCGAGGCCATCGGGATGCTGATGGCCCAGAACTCCGAGGAGGAGACGGAGGAGGCCACCGATCCAGAGATCGAGAGGCTCAAGAAGAGGATAGCCAAGCAGAAGGAGACGGTGGACGCCTACCGGGTGGAGGCCGAGAGGCTCAAGGCCGAGGCCGATTCCCTCTATACCGAATACCAGAAGGTGGACGAGCTCCTGAACGTGCTCTCCGAGCAGTCCGCGAAACTGTCCTGGGACAGGCTCACGGAAGGCGCCCTGAAGATCCCCTGGGTCGCATGGATCGACCCGTCCAAGAACACGGTCGCCGTGAAGATCGGGATGCTGGAGCCCGAGCTTGATTACACCAAGGGCATCGACGGCAACGCCTCGGCCATCTATGCCAAGGGGAAGGAGCAGTCTGCCAAGGCGGATTCCGCCCAGAAGGCCCTGGAGGACTCCGAGGCGGAGCTGGCCAAGCTGCAGAAGGGATTCGACCGCAGGATCAGGGCCCAGGCGGAGAGGGCGAGGCCCAGCAAGCAGTTCTGGTTCGATTCGTTCAAGTGGTTCATAACATCGGGCGGCAGGCTGGCCGTCGCGGGCAGGGACACCCGCTCCAACGACCAGGTCGTCAAGAAGCACATGAAGGAGGAAGACGTCTACGCCCATGCCGACATCCACGGAGCGCCGTCCGTCATCGTCAAGGACGGCCTGAAGGCGTCCGAGGAGGAGCTCAAGGAGGCCTGCTGGTTCGCACTGGCGCAGTCGAAGGCATGGACCGCGGGATCGCCCGAGGGCGCCGCCTTCTGGGTATATCCGGACCAGGTCAGCAAGACCCCGAACGCGGGCGAGTTCGTGCCCAGGGGCGCGTTCATCATCCGCGGGAAGAGGAACTACGAGTACCACCTGCCGCTGGAGATGGGAGTGGGGGAGATCTTCTATCAGGGAGAGAGGAAGGTCATGTGCGCCCCGACTCCGGTCATGGAGAAGTCCTCCGAGAAGTACTTCGTCATCCGCCCCTCGAAGACGAAGGACCACCGCATGGCCGGGGAGATCGCCAAGGCGCTCGATGTCCCGGAGGAGGAGGTCTCGAGGATCCTGCCTCCCGGAAGCATCGAGACCGTCAGGAAGGTATGGCCGAAGGAGGCTGAGGAGAAGGAACCGGAAGGACGGGACGGAGGAGGCTCCGGGGACGAATGA